A stretch of the Bradyrhizobium sp. CCBAU 53351 genome encodes the following:
- a CDS encoding PLP-dependent aminotransferase family protein — MIAGLIDLDRADDEGLTARLTVQLRSLIASGRLGKGHELPSSRRLASDLGVSRNTVTYAFEQLAAEGYLAASQGRRAVVTVDGAGRLDAAGAAASRPRSGKPRLSPWASKLEQTDWPMSYLAPLKPLRPGHGDAREFPNEIWGRCLRRSAVGATRREPGPVNRPRLRAALAHYLATGRGVRADAEQILILPSAQAALTLIAAAVITPGDEVWVEDPGYPGAAAAFRASGARVTGIGLDEQGMQRMAGLAPPTLIFMTPSHQHPTGRLMSLARRTEFLKLSRPGKTWIVEDDYDGEFHYDSRPVPALQGLDAHGRVFYVGTFSKAMTSDIRLGYLVAPPALVSTLEIVQRHIGLIAASAVQDALAEFIADGHFLAHLRRMRRLYHARRDHLVEGLQRYLGEVLTVEVPSGGIQLVARLKRGRADQAAVKRLVEAGVETRALSSLTLGQPRDHGLLLGFAAWRESEISAALRTMASCF; from the coding sequence ATGATCGCGGGCCTGATCGACCTCGATCGCGCCGACGACGAGGGTTTGACGGCGCGGCTGACGGTGCAGCTCCGAAGCCTGATTGCGAGTGGTCGACTTGGTAAGGGCCATGAGCTGCCGTCGAGCCGCCGGCTCGCGAGCGATCTCGGCGTGTCCCGCAACACCGTCACCTACGCGTTCGAGCAGCTCGCCGCGGAGGGGTATCTAGCTGCGTCGCAAGGGCGGCGCGCGGTCGTGACCGTCGACGGTGCTGGGCGGTTGGACGCGGCAGGGGCAGCGGCATCGCGCCCGCGCTCCGGTAAGCCGCGGCTCTCCCCTTGGGCCTCAAAGCTCGAGCAGACGGACTGGCCGATGTCTTATCTGGCGCCGCTAAAGCCCTTGCGTCCGGGGCATGGCGACGCGAGAGAGTTTCCGAACGAAATCTGGGGGCGCTGCCTGCGTCGCAGCGCCGTGGGGGCAACCAGGCGCGAGCCCGGTCCGGTCAACCGGCCGCGCTTGCGCGCGGCGCTGGCGCATTACCTCGCGACCGGTAGAGGCGTTCGTGCCGACGCGGAGCAGATCCTGATCCTGCCGAGCGCGCAGGCTGCGCTCACCCTGATTGCGGCTGCCGTCATCACGCCCGGCGACGAGGTCTGGGTCGAGGATCCCGGCTATCCCGGTGCTGCGGCCGCCTTTCGTGCCTCCGGCGCGCGCGTGACTGGCATCGGTCTGGACGAACAGGGGATGCAGCGGATGGCGGGCCTGGCGCCTCCAACGCTGATCTTCATGACGCCGTCGCACCAGCATCCGACCGGGCGGCTGATGTCACTGGCCCGCCGCACCGAGTTTCTGAAGCTGAGCAGGCCCGGCAAGACCTGGATCGTGGAGGACGACTATGACGGCGAATTCCACTATGACAGCCGGCCGGTACCGGCGTTGCAGGGGTTGGACGCCCACGGCCGCGTGTTCTATGTCGGCACCTTCTCCAAGGCGATGACGTCGGACATCCGGCTCGGCTATCTCGTCGCGCCGCCGGCGCTGGTCTCTACGCTGGAGATCGTGCAGCGGCATATCGGGCTGATCGCCGCTAGCGCCGTCCAGGACGCGCTGGCCGAGTTCATCGCGGACGGGCATTTTCTCGCACATCTGCGGCGGATGCGCCGGCTCTATCACGCGCGGCGCGATCATCTCGTCGAGGGGCTGCAGCGCTATCTCGGCGAGGTGCTCACGGTCGAGGTGCCCTCGGGCGGCATCCAGCTCGTGGCGCGCCTCAAGCGCGGCCGCGCCGATCAGGCAGCAGTCAAACGACTGGTCGAGGCAGGGGTCGAAACGCGCGCCTTGTCGAGCCTGACGCTCGGACAGCCGCGAGATCACGGCCTGCTGCTCGGCTTTGCGGCGTGGCGCGAGAGCGAGATCAGCGCCGCCTTGCGGACGATGGCCTCGTGCTTCTAG
- a CDS encoding bifunctional alpha/beta hydrolase/OsmC family protein, translating to MPTERFQFTGEGGHQLAAALELPDGEPAAYALFAHCFTCGKDTLAAKRIAVALAAKGIAVLRFDFTGLGSSEGDFANSTFSSNVADLVRAADHLRSVRKAPSILIGHSLGGAAILAAAGKISEARAVVTIAAPSDPAHVTGLFKEHLDDIRAQGEVEVTLAGRPFRIKREFLEDIAEHELMRDITGLHKALLVMHSPVDDTVGIDNATKIFVAAKHPKSFVSLDHADHLLSRPADALYAADVIAAWASRYVDTAKPARVMDLPEEPRKVVVQETRKSKFNQTITVGPHHLVADEPVAAGGADAGPGPYDFLLAGLGACTSMTMRLYADRKSLPLDRVTVTLKHSKIYAKDCAECDTREGMLDQIERDITIDGALDAEQRRKLMEIADKCPVHRTLTSEIRIVTKAVG from the coding sequence ATGCCGACGGAACGTTTTCAATTCACCGGCGAAGGCGGCCATCAGCTTGCGGCCGCGCTGGAATTGCCGGACGGCGAGCCCGCGGCCTACGCGCTGTTCGCGCATTGCTTCACCTGCGGCAAGGATACGCTTGCCGCCAAGCGCATCGCCGTTGCGCTCGCGGCCAAGGGCATCGCGGTGCTGCGCTTCGACTTCACCGGGCTCGGCTCCAGCGAGGGCGATTTTGCCAATTCGACATTTTCGTCCAACGTCGCCGATCTCGTCCGCGCCGCCGATCATCTGCGCAGCGTCCGCAAGGCGCCGTCGATCCTGATCGGGCACAGCCTCGGCGGCGCCGCGATCCTTGCGGCCGCTGGAAAGATTTCGGAAGCCAGGGCGGTCGTGACCATCGCGGCCCCCTCCGATCCCGCGCATGTGACCGGGCTGTTCAAAGAGCATCTCGACGACATCCGCGCGCAAGGCGAGGTCGAGGTCACGCTGGCGGGACGCCCATTCCGGATCAAGCGCGAATTCCTCGAGGACATCGCCGAGCACGAACTGATGAGGGATATCACCGGCCTGCACAAGGCGCTGCTGGTGATGCACTCGCCGGTCGACGACACCGTCGGGATCGACAATGCGACCAAAATCTTTGTGGCAGCGAAGCACCCCAAGAGTTTCGTCTCGCTCGACCACGCCGATCACCTGCTGAGCAGGCCGGCTGACGCGCTTTACGCGGCCGACGTGATCGCCGCCTGGGCCAGCCGCTACGTCGACACGGCAAAGCCCGCGAGAGTGATGGATCTCCCGGAGGAACCACGGAAGGTCGTGGTCCAGGAGACCCGCAAAAGCAAGTTCAACCAGACCATCACCGTCGGTCCGCATCATCTGGTGGCGGACGAGCCCGTTGCGGCCGGCGGCGCAGATGCCGGGCCCGGCCCGTATGACTTCCTGCTCGCTGGCCTCGGGGCCTGCACATCCATGACCATGCGCCTCTATGCCGACCGCAAGTCGCTGCCGCTCGACCGCGTCACAGTCACTTTGAAGCACTCCAAGATCTACGCAAAGGATTGCGCGGAGTGCGACACGCGCGAGGGCATGCTCGACCAGATCGAGCGCGACATCACCATCGACGGCGCGCTCGATGCCGAGCAACGCAGGAAGCTGATGGAGATCGCCGACAAGTGTCCGGTGCACCGCACGCTGACGTCGGAGATTCGTATCGTGACGAAGGCGGTGGGTTAA
- a CDS encoding sulfite oxidase-like oxidoreductase, with amino-acid sequence MSDDNDPPDSKLTRTKEKWAREGRFLTGKITRPEEQRLPPGQHLTKDWPVLDLGVVPPVSRERWRLDVYGAVETPVFWTFAEFAAQKQAHFTSDIHCVTTWSRYDNEWEGLATRELLAACQPREDARFVTLHSYDGYTTNLALEDFAAEDALLAHSWSGQPLTDQHGGPVRLVVPHLYFWKSAKWLQAIEFLTKDAPGFWEVRGYHNRGDPWAEQRYSND; translated from the coding sequence ATGTCCGACGACAACGACCCGCCCGACAGCAAGCTGACCCGCACCAAGGAGAAATGGGCGCGCGAGGGCCGCTTCCTCACCGGCAAGATCACGCGTCCGGAGGAGCAGCGCCTGCCGCCGGGCCAGCACCTCACCAAGGATTGGCCGGTGCTCGACCTCGGCGTCGTGCCGCCGGTGTCGCGCGAGCGCTGGCGCCTCGACGTTTACGGCGCGGTCGAAACGCCGGTGTTCTGGACCTTTGCGGAGTTCGCGGCGCAGAAGCAGGCCCACTTCACCTCCGACATCCATTGCGTCACCACCTGGTCACGCTATGACAACGAGTGGGAAGGGCTTGCCACGCGCGAGCTGCTGGCCGCCTGCCAGCCGCGCGAGGACGCGCGCTTCGTGACACTGCATTCCTACGACGGCTATACCACCAACCTCGCGCTGGAAGACTTCGCCGCGGAGGACGCGCTGCTCGCCCATAGCTGGTCCGGCCAGCCGCTGACGGACCAGCATGGCGGGCCGGTGCGGCTGGTCGTGCCGCATCTCTATTTCTGGAAGAGCGCGAAATGGCTCCAGGCCATCGAATTCCTGACCAAGGATGCGCCGGGCTTCTGGGAAGTCCGCGGCTATCATAACCGCGGCGATCCCTGGGCCGAGCAGCGCTATTCGAACGATTAG
- a CDS encoding MFS transporter, with protein sequence MTEQATQPASDHIDLADARRRIKAIFIGSIGNLVEWYDFYAYTAFALYFAPAFFPGNDPVVQQLNVAVVFAATFLMRPLGGWFFGYLADHFGRRISLTLSVVFMCFGSLIIALTPTYATIGFAAPVILALARVIEGLSLGGEYGASATYLSEVADPRHRGFYSSFQYVTLIGGQLTAIIVLLLLQKVFLTPEELKAWGWRIPFAIGAALAIFAAVMRRGLHETEAFEEAKKVVKPTGSITNLLRYPRELLLVVGLTAGGTAAFYTFTTYMQTFVKLSVGLTEDQTTLVIFGTLIFATILQPIYGAISDRIGRKPLLIFFGVAGTLATVPLLMTLKETKSPFVAFILICCAWLFVAGYTSINAVVKAELFPTNVRALGVGLPYAITVSIFGGTAPAIALYFKSIGHEDWFYFYLSAIICVSLIIYSTMRDTKHASAMQRHE encoded by the coding sequence GTGACAGAGCAAGCAACCCAACCGGCCTCTGACCACATCGACCTCGCCGATGCCAGGCGGCGGATCAAGGCGATCTTCATCGGTTCGATCGGCAATCTCGTCGAGTGGTATGATTTCTACGCTTACACGGCGTTCGCGCTCTATTTCGCGCCGGCTTTCTTCCCCGGCAACGACCCTGTCGTGCAGCAATTGAACGTCGCCGTCGTGTTCGCGGCGACCTTCCTGATGCGCCCCCTCGGCGGCTGGTTCTTCGGCTATCTTGCCGACCATTTCGGCCGGCGCATCTCGCTGACCCTCTCGGTCGTCTTCATGTGCTTCGGCTCGCTGATCATCGCGCTGACGCCGACCTATGCCACGATCGGCTTCGCCGCGCCGGTGATCCTGGCGCTTGCCCGCGTGATCGAGGGCCTCAGCCTCGGCGGCGAATATGGCGCCAGCGCCACCTATCTCAGCGAGGTCGCCGATCCCAGGCATCGCGGCTTCTATTCCAGCTTTCAGTACGTGACGCTGATCGGCGGCCAGCTCACCGCGATCATCGTGCTGCTGCTCCTGCAAAAGGTCTTCCTCACGCCGGAGGAGCTGAAAGCCTGGGGCTGGCGCATCCCGTTTGCGATCGGTGCGGCGCTCGCGATCTTTGCCGCGGTGATGCGGCGCGGCTTGCATGAAACCGAGGCGTTCGAGGAAGCCAAGAAGGTGGTGAAGCCCACCGGCTCGATCACCAATCTCCTGCGCTATCCGCGCGAGCTCCTGCTGGTCGTCGGCCTCACCGCCGGCGGCACCGCGGCGTTCTACACCTTCACCACCTACATGCAGACTTTCGTCAAGCTGTCGGTCGGCTTGACCGAGGACCAGACCACGCTGGTGATCTTCGGCACCCTGATCTTCGCGACCATCCTGCAGCCGATCTATGGCGCGATCTCCGACCGGATCGGGCGCAAGCCGCTTCTGATCTTCTTCGGCGTCGCCGGCACGCTTGCGACCGTTCCGCTGTTGATGACGCTGAAGGAGACCAAGTCACCCTTCGTCGCCTTCATCCTGATCTGCTGCGCCTGGCTGTTCGTCGCCGGCTATACCTCGATCAATGCGGTGGTGAAGGCCGAGCTGTTCCCGACCAATGTCCGCGCGCTCGGCGTCGGCCTGCCCTATGCGATCACGGTCTCGATCTTTGGTGGCACGGCGCCGGCGATCGCGCTCTACTTCAAGAGCATCGGGCACGAAGACTGGTTCTACTTCTATCTCAGCGCCATCATTTGCGTGTCGCTGATCATCTATTCCACCATGCGCGACACCAAGCACGCCTCCGCAATGCAGCGCCACGAGTAG
- a CDS encoding cytochrome P450: MSDVSQPVAHPPVIDWVNDFDHTDPQWTEDPFPIWDELRAASPVVHTERFLGCYMPTTYEAVRDIANDTEHFSSRRIIVRDVRPEIARNAAPPITSDPPAHKPAKQLLLPPFTPDAMKKLEPRMRAICNELIDGFIADGKVDAAARYSKYVPVRAIAHMLGIPESDSDLFINWIHMILELGIRDETKLLQAVQEMSAYFRTHIEDRKSRPTDDLISYLMNAKDKEGQPLEESHVLGSLRLLLIAGIDTTWSAIGSSLWHLARAPADRERLIAEPALIPTAVEELLRAYSPVTMAREVVKDTTISGCPVKAGNMVLLSFPAANRDPKMFPDADKVVIDRRENRHAAFGLGIHRCVGSNLARMELQVALEEWLKRIPDFALDPAGTVTWSQGTVRGPRQLPFLLGKAM; the protein is encoded by the coding sequence ATGTCCGACGTCAGCCAGCCTGTCGCCCATCCGCCCGTCATCGACTGGGTCAACGACTTCGACCACACCGATCCGCAGTGGACGGAAGACCCGTTCCCGATCTGGGATGAGCTGCGCGCCGCAAGTCCGGTCGTGCACACCGAGCGCTTCCTCGGCTGCTACATGCCGACGACCTATGAGGCCGTGCGTGATATCGCCAACGACACCGAGCATTTCTCCTCACGCCGTATCATCGTCCGCGACGTGCGGCCGGAGATCGCCAGGAACGCAGCCCCTCCGATCACCTCGGATCCGCCCGCGCACAAGCCGGCCAAGCAATTGCTGCTGCCGCCCTTCACGCCGGATGCGATGAAGAAGCTGGAACCGCGGATGCGCGCGATCTGCAACGAGCTGATCGACGGGTTCATCGCCGACGGCAAGGTCGACGCCGCCGCTCGCTACAGCAAATACGTCCCGGTTCGGGCGATCGCGCACATGCTGGGCATCCCCGAGAGCGACAGCGACCTCTTCATCAACTGGATCCACATGATCCTCGAGCTCGGCATCAGGGACGAGACCAAGCTGCTCCAGGCCGTGCAGGAGATGAGCGCCTATTTCAGGACGCATATCGAAGACCGCAAATCGAGGCCGACCGACGACCTCATCTCCTACCTGATGAACGCCAAGGACAAGGAAGGCCAGCCGCTGGAAGAGTCCCACGTGCTGGGCTCGCTGCGCCTGCTTCTGATCGCCGGCATCGACACCACCTGGAGCGCGATCGGATCTTCGCTATGGCATTTGGCGAGGGCGCCGGCCGATCGCGAGCGGCTGATCGCCGAGCCCGCATTGATCCCGACCGCGGTGGAGGAACTGCTGCGCGCTTATTCCCCGGTGACGATGGCCCGCGAGGTCGTCAAGGACACCACCATTTCGGGCTGCCCGGTCAAGGCGGGCAACATGGTGCTGTTGTCCTTCCCCGCCGCCAATCGCGATCCCAAGATGTTTCCGGATGCTGACAAAGTCGTGATCGATCGCCGCGAAAATCGCCACGCCGCCTTCGGCCTCGGCATCCACCGCTGCGTCGGTTCCAATCTCGCCCGCATGGAGTTGCAGGTTGCGCTGGAGGAATGGCTGAAGCGCATTCCGGACTTCGCCCTCGATCCGGCAGGCACGGTGACCTGGTCGCAAGGCACGGTGCGTGGGCCTCGCCAGTTGCCATTTTTGCTCGGAAAGGCGATGTAA
- a CDS encoding ferredoxin yields the protein MTERLRVHVDPDKCQGHARCKALAPELFELDEFGNAHEAGDGTVPPGLEDKAWLAKSNCPEIAIDVIEE from the coding sequence ATGACAGAGCGATTGAGGGTTCACGTCGACCCCGACAAATGCCAGGGCCACGCACGCTGCAAGGCACTCGCGCCGGAACTTTTCGAGCTCGACGAATTCGGCAACGCACATGAAGCCGGCGACGGCACGGTCCCGCCCGGGCTCGAAGACAAGGCCTGGCTCGCCAAATCCAATTGCCCGGAAATCGCAATCGATGTGATCGAGGAGTAG
- a CDS encoding TetR/AcrR family transcriptional regulator → MRSQLARKPENTYHHGDLRDALIKAALREAERGGAEAISIKALAKQLGVSQPAPYRHFADREALLAAVTAEAFRQLSATFRTAMAKPSRQSKLSRLAQAMLDFGLRRNGIYRLMFASRTVSCAAKGSELHEATRETFALVIDALEVPAVGYLRERQALKIWAALHGVVMLAEQGLFTGEAAQTTREELVEDFVNETKAALAVAIKDARRRKKTGA, encoded by the coding sequence ATGCGCTCTCAACTCGCCCGCAAGCCCGAAAACACCTATCATCATGGCGATCTCCGCGACGCCCTGATCAAGGCCGCGCTACGCGAGGCGGAGCGGGGCGGCGCCGAGGCGATCAGCATCAAGGCGCTGGCAAAGCAGCTCGGGGTCTCGCAGCCGGCGCCGTACCGGCATTTTGCCGATCGCGAGGCGCTGCTTGCGGCGGTGACGGCGGAGGCGTTCCGGCAGCTCAGCGCAACCTTTCGGACGGCGATGGCGAAACCGTCCAGGCAGTCGAAGCTGTCGCGGCTGGCGCAGGCCATGCTGGATTTCGGATTGCGCCGCAACGGTATCTATCGCCTGATGTTCGCGTCTCGTACCGTGTCGTGTGCGGCCAAGGGCAGCGAGCTGCACGAGGCCACGCGCGAAACGTTTGCGCTCGTGATCGATGCCCTGGAGGTGCCTGCCGTCGGCTATTTGCGCGAACGGCAGGCTCTCAAGATCTGGGCGGCGCTGCACGGCGTGGTGATGCTGGCCGAGCAGGGCCTGTTCACCGGCGAGGCTGCACAGACCACGCGCGAGGAACTGGTCGAGGATTTCGTCAACGAAACGAAGGCGGCCCTCGCCGTGGCGATCAAGGACGCGCGGCGTCGGAAGAAGACCGGCGCTTAG
- a CDS encoding aspartate/glutamate racemase family protein, translating to MTTPPRIALIHALKHSIAPIEAAFAKAWPAARLMNLLDDSLSADLARDGKLDDAMTERFLALGDYAAATGASGILFTCSAFGPCIEAVARAQAPMPVLKPNEAMIERTVTMGRRIGLLSTFPPTLVSMPPEFPASVQVVPKLAEGALAALDRGDRATHDRLIVEASRDLRDCDVIALAQFSIAATAPGVAEATGRPVVTTPDSAVDKLINMLKAKA from the coding sequence ATGACGACGCCCCCACGCATCGCCCTGATCCATGCCCTCAAGCACTCCATCGCTCCGATCGAAGCGGCGTTCGCAAAGGCGTGGCCGGCGGCGCGGCTGATGAACCTGCTGGACGACAGCCTGTCGGCGGATCTGGCCCGCGACGGCAAGCTCGACGATGCCATGACCGAGCGCTTCCTCGCGCTCGGCGACTATGCCGCGGCAACCGGGGCGAGCGGGATCCTGTTCACCTGCTCTGCCTTCGGCCCCTGCATCGAGGCGGTCGCGCGCGCGCAGGCGCCGATGCCGGTGCTCAAGCCGAACGAAGCGATGATCGAGCGTACGGTGACGATGGGCAGGCGCATCGGCCTGCTCTCGACCTTCCCGCCGACCCTGGTCTCGATGCCGCCGGAGTTTCCGGCCTCGGTCCAGGTCGTTCCGAAACTCGCCGAGGGCGCGCTGGCGGCGCTCGACCGCGGCGATCGCGCCACGCACGATCGGCTGATCGTCGAAGCGTCGAGGGACCTGCGCGATTGCGACGTCATCGCGCTTGCGCAGTTCAGCATCGCCGCCACTGCTCCAGGGGTCGCGGAAGCCACCGGCCGTCCCGTCGTGACCACGCCCGACAGCGCGGTCGACAAGTTGATAAACATGCTGAAGGCGAAAGCCTAA
- a CDS encoding amino acid ABC transporter substrate-binding protein, with protein sequence MMRKVVIAAGVLAASTIVASAATLDTVKSRGTLVCGVSAGFAGFSAPDSQGDYRGLDVDYCRALAAGVLGDASKVRYVSLTAQNRFTALQSGEIDVLYRNSTQTYLRGVTLGLRQGPINFYDGQGFVVKKDLGVKEIKDLKGATVCVAQGTTHEVTLGDYGRANGIDWKPLVFDRVDTMYQTFFGGRCDAMTQDASALAGAVTTAAPNPADYVVLPQTISKEPLGPFTRNGDEVWSDIITWLHYGLIEAEELGVTQGNVEEMTKSQTPAIQRLLGASGDLGSRLGLDNKWLVTAIKATGNYGEIYERNVGKASPLKLDRGLNGLWSKGGLMYAVPFK encoded by the coding sequence ATGATGAGGAAAGTGGTTATCGCGGCGGGCGTGCTCGCTGCATCGACAATTGTCGCATCCGCCGCAACGTTGGACACGGTGAAGAGCCGCGGCACGCTGGTGTGCGGCGTCAGCGCCGGCTTTGCCGGCTTCTCCGCGCCGGACTCGCAAGGTGATTACCGGGGTCTCGACGTCGATTATTGCCGCGCGCTCGCAGCCGGCGTGCTCGGCGATGCCAGCAAGGTGCGCTACGTTTCGCTGACCGCGCAGAACCGCTTCACCGCCCTGCAATCGGGCGAGATCGACGTGCTCTACCGCAACTCGACGCAGACGTACTTGCGCGGCGTCACGCTCGGCCTGCGCCAGGGACCGATCAACTTCTACGATGGCCAGGGTTTTGTCGTGAAGAAGGACCTCGGCGTCAAGGAGATCAAGGACCTCAAGGGCGCCACCGTTTGCGTCGCTCAGGGCACCACGCACGAAGTCACGCTCGGCGATTACGGCCGTGCCAACGGCATCGACTGGAAGCCGCTGGTGTTCGACCGCGTCGACACCATGTATCAGACCTTCTTCGGCGGCCGCTGCGATGCGATGACCCAGGACGCCTCCGCGCTGGCCGGCGCCGTGACCACCGCGGCACCGAACCCTGCCGACTACGTCGTGCTGCCGCAGACCATCAGCAAGGAGCCGCTCGGCCCCTTCACCCGCAACGGCGACGAGGTCTGGAGCGACATCATCACCTGGCTGCATTACGGCCTGATCGAGGCCGAAGAGCTCGGCGTCACCCAAGGCAATGTCGAGGAGATGACGAAGTCGCAGACGCCCGCGATCCAGCGTCTGTTAGGTGCCTCCGGCGATCTCGGCTCCCGGCTCGGGCTCGACAACAAATGGCTGGTCACCGCGATCAAGGCCACCGGCAATTACGGCGAGATCTACGAGCGGAATGTCGGCAAGGCGAGCCCGCTCAAGCTCGACCGCGGCCTCAACGGCCTCTGGAGCAAGGGCGGCTTGATGTACGCGGTGCCGTTCAAGTAA
- a CDS encoding aspartate aminotransferase family protein, whose translation MSTRTSRVLHRSLRETPPKAIGGEGVYLFAEDGRRVIDASGGAAVSCLGHQHPRVIAAMAKQASTLAYAHTAFFSSEPAEALAEALVGHEPGGLAYAYFVSGGSEAIEASIKLARQYFIERREPQRQHFIARRQSYHGNTLGALAAGGNAWRRAPYAPLLSGAFSHVTPAFAYHEKHDVESDAQFVARLAAELEAEFQRLGPETVAAFLAEPVVGATAGAVAAPDSYFRAVREICDRHGALLILDEVMCGMGRTGTTHAWEQEGIAPDIQAIAKGLGGGYQPIGAMLASGKLIDTIRAGSGAFQHGHTYLAHPLACAAALAVQDVIREDRLLDCVRERGKQLEQRLTERFGNHRHVGDIRGRGLFWAIELVADRASRTPFDPALKLNQKIKAEAFAGGLGCYPGGGTVDGVRGDHVLLAPPYIASADEIDLIVDKLGTAVDKVLRSVNH comes from the coding sequence ATGAGCACTCGCACCAGCCGCGTGCTGCACCGTTCGCTCCGCGAGACGCCGCCCAAGGCGATCGGCGGCGAAGGCGTCTATCTCTTCGCCGAGGACGGACGGCGCGTGATCGACGCCTCCGGCGGCGCGGCGGTCTCATGCCTCGGCCACCAGCATCCCCGCGTGATCGCGGCGATGGCCAAGCAGGCCTCGACGCTGGCCTATGCCCACACCGCCTTCTTCTCGTCCGAGCCCGCCGAAGCCCTCGCCGAGGCGCTGGTCGGACACGAGCCCGGCGGTCTCGCCTATGCCTATTTCGTCAGCGGCGGATCCGAGGCGATCGAAGCGAGCATCAAGCTGGCGCGACAATATTTCATCGAGCGCCGCGAGCCACAGCGGCAGCATTTCATCGCACGGCGACAGAGCTACCACGGCAACACGCTCGGCGCGCTCGCCGCCGGCGGCAATGCCTGGCGCCGCGCGCCCTACGCACCCCTGCTCTCCGGAGCCTTCAGCCACGTGACACCGGCCTTCGCCTATCACGAGAAGCACGACGTCGAATCGGATGCGCAGTTCGTGGCGCGGCTGGCGGCCGAGCTGGAAGCCGAGTTCCAGCGGCTTGGCCCTGAGACCGTGGCGGCGTTCCTGGCCGAGCCGGTGGTCGGCGCCACCGCCGGCGCCGTGGCGGCACCAGACAGCTATTTCAGGGCCGTGCGCGAGATCTGCGACCGCCACGGCGCGCTGCTCATCCTCGACGAGGTCATGTGCGGCATGGGCCGTACCGGCACCACGCACGCCTGGGAGCAGGAAGGCATCGCGCCCGATATCCAGGCGATCGCAAAGGGGCTCGGCGGCGGCTACCAGCCGATCGGGGCCATGCTCGCCAGCGGCAAGCTCATCGACACCATCCGCGCAGGCTCAGGCGCTTTTCAGCACGGCCACACCTATCTCGCACATCCCCTCGCCTGCGCGGCCGCACTCGCAGTGCAGGATGTGATCCGCGAGGATCGCCTGCTCGACTGCGTCAGGGAGCGCGGCAAGCAACTCGAGCAGCGGCTGACCGAGCGCTTTGGCAATCACCGCCATGTCGGCGATATCAGGGGCCGCGGCCTGTTTTGGGCGATCGAGCTGGTCGCTGATCGCGCCAGCCGCACCCCGTTCGACCCCGCGCTCAAGCTTAATCAGAAGATCAAGGCGGAAGCATTCGCTGGTGGGCTCGGCTGCTATCCGGGCGGCGGCACCGTGGACGGCGTGCGCGGCGACCACGTGTTGCTGGCGCCGCCCTATATCGCCTCCGCCGACGAGATCGACCTGATCGTCGACAAGCTCGGCACGGCCGTCGACAAAGTGTTGCGTAGTGTCAATCACTGA
- a CDS encoding MurR/RpiR family transcriptional regulator has protein sequence MAEPAKSSPLSELRIALPSLPMRLQEVGRFVAANDYDATTRSMRDLAAEAGADPAAFTRLAKAIGYSGWDELRAALTEARRPSQASPFSGRARGRRPGPNADVALVTEKLEAEAAGLPRIPAQPIAEAARALHEAKRIWIAGYRSCRSVAELLNYELRLFRPEQVQLVGVSGPDDLDLGAFRPGEAVIVIGFLPYTHASVGVAQAAYRSGATLIAIADSLSAPMAEGADHVLLFEAASSPGFFPSLTGAIAIAQSLAAVTFSLGGVAAKKRLENTEARLTAAATYVSEKG, from the coding sequence ATGGCCGAGCCCGCGAAATCCTCGCCGTTGAGCGAACTGCGCATTGCATTGCCATCGCTCCCGATGCGGCTGCAGGAGGTCGGTCGCTTCGTCGCCGCCAACGATTACGACGCCACCACCCGTTCGATGCGCGACCTCGCGGCGGAAGCCGGCGCCGATCCCGCCGCGTTCACGCGCCTCGCCAAGGCGATCGGCTATTCGGGCTGGGACGAATTGCGCGCGGCGCTGACCGAGGCGCGGCGGCCGTCGCAGGCCTCGCCGTTCTCCGGCCGCGCCAGAGGCCGCAGGCCTGGCCCGAACGCCGATGTTGCGCTCGTCACCGAGAAGCTCGAGGCGGAGGCCGCCGGCCTGCCACGGATCCCGGCCCAGCCCATTGCGGAAGCTGCCCGCGCGCTGCACGAGGCCAAGCGCATCTGGATCGCTGGCTATCGCAGCTGCCGCAGCGTTGCAGAGCTCTTGAACTACGAGCTGCGGCTGTTCCGCCCGGAGCAGGTGCAGCTCGTTGGCGTCTCGGGCCCCGACGATCTCGACCTCGGTGCGTTCAGGCCCGGCGAGGCCGTCATCGTCATCGGCTTCCTGCCCTATACCCATGCGAGCGTCGGTGTCGCCCAGGCCGCCTATCGCAGCGGCGCAACGCTGATCGCGATTGCGGACAGCCTCTCGGCGCCGATGGCCGAGGGCGCCGACCACGTGCTGCTGTTCGAGGCGGCCTCCTCTCCCGGCTTCTTCCCCAGCCTCACCGGCGCGATCGCGATCGCGCAGTCGCTTGCGGCGGTCACATTCTCGCTCGGCGGTGTCGCCGCGAAGAAGCGACTGGAAAATACCGAGGCGCGTCTCACTGCTGCCGCCACCTACGTCTCGGAGAAAGGTTGA